A window from Thunnus albacares chromosome 19, fThuAlb1.1, whole genome shotgun sequence encodes these proteins:
- the LOC122969592 gene encoding glutathione S-transferase A-like: protein MAKSMSLLWGAGSPPCWRVMIALEEKKLQGYKHKLLSFEKEQHKSQEVLEINPRGQLPAFKHGDNILNESSAACLYLENQFKLQGNKLIPDSPAEQAMMFQRMMEGLTLTDKLNSVIYYDWFVPEEERHDAAMKRNREALAAELKLWEGYLQKVGAGSYLAGAFSLADVIVFPNIAYAFRFGLSVGRYPKLAKYYSLLKDRPSIKTSWPPHWLSSPQGYDVLKDL from the exons ATGGCAAAGTCAATGAGTCTCCTGTGGGGGGCTGGATCCCCTCCCTGCTGGCGAGTTATGATCGCTCTGGAGGAAAAGAAGCTGCAGGGCTACAAACACAAGCTACTGTCCTTTGAGAAAGAACAGCACAAATCTCAGGAAGTCTTGGAAATCAACCCAAGAGGACAG CTCCCTGCCTTCAAACATGGAGACAACATACTGAATGAGTCCAGTGCTGCATGTTTATACCTGGAG AATCAGTTCAAGTTGCAGGGCAACAAGCTGATCCCTGACAGTCCTGCAGAGCAAGCAATGATGTTCCAACGCATGATGGAGGGTCTCACCCTCACTGATAAACTCA ATTCAGTCATCTACTATGACTGGTTTGTCCCTGAAGAAGAGAGACATGATGCTGCTATGAAGAGGAACAGGGAAGCTCTGGCTGCTGAACTCAAACTGTGGGAGGGTTATCTGCAGAAG GTGGGTGCTGGCTCGTACCTGGCGGGAGCGTTCTCATTGGCTGATGTGATTGTCTTTCCAAACATTGCTTATGCTTTTCGTTTTGG GCTGTCGGTTGGACGCTACCCCAAACTGGCCAAATACTACAGCCTGTTGAAGGACAGACCCAGCATTAAAACCAGCTGGCCCCCACACTGGCTGTCCAGCCCACAGGGTTATGATGTCCTGAAGGACCTCTGA